In the Nicotiana tabacum cultivar K326 chromosome 16, ASM71507v2, whole genome shotgun sequence genome, one interval contains:
- the LOC142170552 gene encoding uncharacterized protein LOC142170552, whose protein sequence is MALPSLSPQEDFSFPTITNTPPCFIESPPLWRTTSIASGRLEKNPRNDHIASTKKEVDHEEKFDMSLLISNKSNYINQRKSFSYIEGAAAMKRMIEDEQSDNHEEEEEEEEEEEEEEEEEEEEEEEEEEKMDMLWENFNEESNQIMTRCCGKDTKQGLISPGRMVEFKCGQALSLSKASKRPSLVVLIKVLKKVFLLHASPTSFNKAKL, encoded by the coding sequence ATGGCTCTTCCTTCTCTTTCTCCACAAGAGGATTTTAGCTTCCCAACAATCACCAATACACCACCATGTTTCATTGAATCACCACCTTTATGGAGGACAACATCCATTGCCTCCGGTCGCCTCGAAAAAAACCCTAGAAATGATCATATTGCATCTACAAAGAAAGAAGTTGATCATGAAGAAAAATTTGACATGTCTCTATTAATATCCAACAAGTCCAACTATATTAACCAAAGAAAGAGTTTCTCATACATAGAAGGTGCTGCAGCGATGAAGAGAATGATTGAAGATGAACAAAGTGATAAtcatgaagaggaagaagaagaagaagaagaagaagaagaagaagaagaagaagaagaagaagaagaagaagaagaggaggagaaaATGGATATGTTATGGGAGAATTTCAATGAAGAATCCAACCAAATTATGACAAGGTGTTGTGGGAAAGATACAAAGCAGGGTCTAATTTCCCCAGGAAGAATGGTGGAATTCAAATGTGGTCAAGCTTTGAGTCTATCCAAAGCCAGCAAAAGGCCAAGCTTAGTGGTTCTCATCAAAGTCTTGAAAAAGGTGTTCTTGCTTCATGCTTCTCCAACTTCATTCAACAAAGCTAAACTTTGA